The Betta splendens chromosome 24, fBetSpl5.4, whole genome shotgun sequence DNA window CTGAATTCATCATAACTTTGTTGTTTAATGCATTATTTAGGTGACAGGTTTTGATACATTGTGATGATGTGGGATGAACTCTTTTCAAAAGGTGTGTTGTTTTAgtgatactgtaggtgtgaagACCAAAGCATTTGACGGAATAAATTAAAGCATCCAGTAGTTCCTCTTTGCCTTGTTTCCTCTTAattatatttttctgtttgtgattttattGAAAAGTCAAACAATATACATACACAAAACAACTTGTCTCATGGGGACAAACTAATGTGTTTTGgaccaacatacagtaaacagaaaaatgtgCCTTATGTAAAATTGAAAACAGTAAACATGACTGAAAAGTTTGTGTAACATTTAGTTTCTTCATGACTGTAGTTAGACACAGATTTGCTAAATACAGACTAGATGAGCTactgtgtttctttgcattGGGGCATTTTGATGGGGCTTCTGCATATTCTTGAATTGTTCTTGGATCATATTCATAGTAACACCCTTAAGGCTAATACAAAAGCCAACATTCAATCTtgaaatgttcctgttttctgtgttgGGGAGGAAATTAATCTTCTTGTGTTTGTCATTTGAGGTCACCCTGTCATGTTTAAGGCACTCAAAAGCTTGGTATTATCTGCTAAAACCTTTAATCCAGCACTTGTCCTGCTATAATGCCACATTAATCCCTTTTCTGGAAAGgcatttaaactttaaatgtgAATGAGAAGTTGACCAGCAGGACTGCAATACCTGCACAGAGACACAATTAAATGGCAGCTCGAACAATTTTGAAAATAATTTGTCCTTTTGTGCCCCGGTGTTTATGAAACTGCACATAATTGGACTTAGAGTGTAGAAGTGATTCTCAGAACATAGTAACAGCAAGATTAGACAGAAATGTCAGCTGACTATGTGCAGACTTCAGGAACATCGTGGTCTTTCCCTTTCCTGTTCCAGTCCTGTGTAGTCAGCCCTTTGAATATGGAAGCATATGAGATCTGATACTTAGGAAAATTGGTGTTAAGTGCTACAAGGCAGCCGGCTGTAGTAGCACACAGATATAGAGCCTGACCTGAGGGGTTCAGTTGCGTAAGTGCTTCATCATCTGTCAACACCTCTGGAACATTTTCACTAGCTGTGAAACTCATTGTGAGTTTTCGTCTTCTGCCTGCCTGTGCAATGTCCCCAACAACAGCATGTTATGGGGTAATGCCTGTTTAGTTTCATAATATTGCTCAGTGAGAAAATGTGCCTCTCAtctcaaattaaaaacacattatagCAGCAGAGCGTGTACAGACTGTTGTGCGTCGCATCTGTGACATTTACCTGCATTCCTAGAAGTGATGAAACACTGATTGTGTAAAGCAGTTACTATGAATGAACTTTAATGGGATAATTGACAAAGAGTGTTTGGGGTCATTGGCTGTTGACGTGTGAACAGAACCTGCGGAGTTGGTTCACTCCTGTGTCCTCCCGCTCCAATTACACAAAGACTCCAGCGTCTGAGCCGCTGTGGCTGAAAGATAATATCACTGTACAGTGTGTCACTGCATGTCTGGACATCTGCCAGATGCTGTTTATAGCTCAGCCGGGGTCAAGTTTGACAGCTCTAATAACCCTGGCTGCACTTGCCTTCTAATCCATAAAAGGATTTACAATCAAAGCGGAGAATGTCTGGACTACCTCTGTGTCAGCTTCATTTACTGTGTCCGTCCACTTGTTCGCCTCTGGGTTAAAGCAGATCAAGCCATGTAGGTAATCGCTGGTTTTGCATGTATTCACCAGCAATCGTGTCCACAGAGCATCACTGTGCTTAGTTTAGTCATTTAAAGTAATGAATGAATCTCCTTGTGTCCTTCTAGACGCCACCTCCACGGAGCAGCAGGATCTGTTCACCCAGAAGCTTCAGCAGTGCTGCGTGATCTTTGACTTCATCGACTCTGTGACGGACCTGAAGAGCAAAGAGATCAAGAGGGCCACTCTTGCCGAGCTCGTGGAATATGTCTCCACGAACAGAGGCGTGCTGGTGGAGTCTGCATACCCAGACATTGTTATTATGGTGAGGATGTACAAATTTAAAGAATTagtgctattattattattaaagtgtTTTCCCTAGTTCATCGTTGAGCATCCTGTGCATTTCCACATCAGCCAAATCCACAGCATCAACTCACGATCAcctcaataaataaaacaaaatcactgtGAACGTTAATGATGTTTGTCAGAGGTTTGAGGTTCACTGCGATAAGGTCATTACTGAAACCTTTGAGGcattatttgtatattttaccAGCGCATTCACTAGAAAAGCCTCCATCTGTTTGACATCCAACTCAAGCTCCTGCAAAACATATTCAGCTACCACTGTATAGATTTGTTTCATAGCTGCACTGAACACTCCATTTTCCTCCCACAATAGAATAATGACTCATGTGCAACATTTAGCCGTGCTCAGTGCTGCAGTGAATCACCCTACGCAGCAGATTGTCATGATAGATGCAAATGAGCACATTCACTGCTGACTACAGGCAGTAATTCTGGTGTATTTAGCATTCGCAGGttgtctgcaggccttaaataTTAAGTCACACCTAAAGATGAATGTTTACTGAGTGACAGAAACCGCTTTCATTTAACGCTGTTCTTTTTAGCCACAACCAGACATTTGTTCCAAGCCAGAACCTTCCTTCTTTTGGCAGGAGCGctcaacaacaaacaagtcTAGTTTTGTCTGGTTTCTACATAATGCACATGCAATGTGTTCCTCGTGTCATTGTTTAACTGTACAGTTCACATAACCGGTCTGATATATGCACTTGCATAGACGCAACACTGAATCCTCCATCTATGTTAGCCGTCcagtgcaataaaaataaatgggcTCAGTTGTAATCACACTAATGCAATCACACCTATAAATCACAGTAACCAAAAGCAAATAGTGTCCTCTGCAGCTATTCGGTTgttaattttaaaatgaaggCTACAAGTtaatttatgtgtgtgtgttcaactgGGCAAGTAATGCTTTGATCTGTTGGTACGTTTTCCATCATCGTGATGTGGGAATACAGGATCCGCCACAGTTGACTGATGAAAGTCTGTGGGCAAACATTTATTTGGACTATGAAGGGCCTCAGTGTTGGGGCGGCAAATTCACCATCAGTTTGACGTTGTCTCTTAGCTTTTCCCAAAGACGTCGTAGCAGAGATTTGACATGGCTCATTGTACCGTGGTTACATTAAGATATAGGCTTCATCAGTGAACTGCCATCTGTCACTGATATACTGGCTTTTGTCAGTTGTCTTAATGTAATATAATTTATCCATCATTTAAGGATATGGCCCAAAAGTGTGTGTACCCCAAACAGAGCTCTGAATGAGCAAATGGCAGCTGCACTGTCAGAAGCTGCCCTGATAACAACTCCCACAGATACTCCATGCTTGGCATCACATGATAATGGAGAGGGGTATGTTTAATGTGCAGCCCATTGTTCTGATGCAGTCAGTGCTGCTTTGATCACTGAGGTTGTTGGGATGAGGCCTATGATTAGTGTATATTAtagaaaatcacattttctttctatttcaaaactgtttttatattgaacatttttcatttttgctgaCTCAAACTTTTGTTCTTCTCTACACTACTTTTACTTTCTCTCATCCTGGGCATTGCTTGGTGTTCAAGCCTCACGCTGACCCCATGCAGACCTACATCCTCTCCTGTCATCAGGAATCCTACACTGGCTTCACTGACAGTACTGTCGCTTACAGGCTTTTACAGACCTCCTACGTTACTTTTACGCACAAACAAAAGTGTTATTTCTTTCTCCCTCCATGAAAATGCCTCGGGTGTTTGTCATCCTCCCACAATATTTTCTCTTTCAAATGTTATTTTTGATATTGTGAAATGACTGTGAAATTTAAAAAGCGCTTGGTGGATATTACACATTATTATGAGACCTGTAAACCAGTAAATACACCTTGCTAGTGTTTCTATGCCGTGTGTGATTCCGATCAGGTTCCCCGATAGGTTCCCTCAGACTCCGTAATTGGCTCGACTTTGTGGAGCCTCAGAGCTCCCCTCTGGCATCACACAAAGGTAGAGGGTCCCGCTGTCAGTCCATTCTCTAGTCTGCGTCATCGTAGTCCACCTCAGGCAATCATGTGACTCATCAACACAAATGAACATGCCTCATGCATTTATCTGCTTTACTGTGAGAATCTCATGATTAAGTAAAACCCTGTCCCTTGGGGAAAATGTTAGATAAAACAATAGATCAGtgtctactgtagctgtgataATTGCTTTTAAAAGTATAAGCTACGTTTGCACTGGGGATTCCTGCCAATTAACAGGTTCTTCAACTGTTTGGCTAATGGATGAGGATCTGGACGCAAGCGAGTTTGGAACGCTGTACAGTTATTACTGCCAGATGGTGTTTTCGTCAGCTGTGAAACATCTGCGTTGCAGCGAAGGACGTCTAAAATAACAGGCCCAGAGCAGGGAAATAGCAGCTCAGTTCTACTGTGGTGATTGTGTGCAAGCTGCAAAGAGGGAGCAGAAGTTGGGTTTCAGCACCCAGGAGCCAAACGTTGCTGCAGGAACGCTGGTGAAAATCACCTGTTCCTCTGACGAATACTGAAACAAACACGGTTGTAGTCACTTAACACTGTGCTTTGGGTTTTGATACTCAACCCGCTGTCTATCGTTATTGTTGGCTGcctgtttttaaaataatgctctcttgcacatttatttttcacccTGTCAGATTTTGGACCAGTGTCAAGTCTAAAAATCTTTTGCAGGCTTCCTCTCCCATTAGTGTCATTTGGATTTTCCAGCTGCCAATAAGTAATTTGATGTTGTCTTTATCACCTCAGCGTGAGTCTGTGCATCCAATCACATAATGCCAGATTTTCCAGCGCCACACTGCTCTGCGTGTCACTCTCAGATTTGCCCTTGCTAAAAATAACAAGGTGGGATAGAGGTGGCAGTGACCTGTCTAGAAGGATTGTCTTCAGCACTGAATTTTAATAGGGggctgcagcagatgcagcatttGTTTCAATTGAGTCCTGAACCTTCCTGCTTTGCAAACAGTATTAAAGATCCTCAATTACATTAAGTATGGACAGAAGCTAACCAGATTGCATTCATTTCCACTGAAGCGGTAGATTATTTTGTGAAAGCGGAATCAGTTTGGATTCCAGGTCATGTGTAGCATTTTACACTTGGTTTCCTCTAAATGTgtgcaaacatttattaaatactAAGAAAACTACAGTGTCTGCTTATTACAAACATCTAACACATCCTTGCAGGTTTGCGCTAAATCCTGCATTATTCAGTAATAGATCACGTGTTTATAATCCTGTAATAACTATCTTTCAGATTAGCACCAACATCTTCCGGACGCTTCCACCAATTGAAAACCCCAATTTTGACCCAGAGGAGGATGAACCCAACCTGGAGGTTTCATGGCCTCACATACAAGTAAGAACTACTTTTGGATTACAGACACTGCTCCTACTGTAAGAAAGGTGCttacaaaatgtgttttttctttccagctgGTCTATGAGTTTCTCCTGCGCTTTCTGGAAAATCCAGATTTCCAGCCCAGCATTGCAAAGCGCCATATTGATCAGAAATTTGTTCTGCAGGTAATTCACTATTTACTGCTTTAATTAGTTCTGGCCCTGACGACTCTTCTTTACTTGACCTACACAGTAAAGGGTGCCATATATTATAGTAATGAAAGTGTACACAGTTCAAACATGTTATTAGATTTTACTAAGTCCAAGCGATTATGATTATTGTTATTACTGTTGGAGGTGTTACAGAGCTGTTACTGTACGCTGTGTTTGGGAGTTCACCAACCTATAATATGCTTCGCTTAATATgtaaaacaattactgtaatTTGACGTCATCCGTCACGACTCATTACACACGGGTTCTTCGCTGCTTGTGTGAGGCTGCGGAAAGAAGCAGCAACAAACGGGGACCGCAGATCCTGGAATGTTGGCTGGGCCACATCCGAGGTGCCTAAACCAACTTTCCATGATGTGAGCGCGTCGTGGGGAAACTTTAAATAGCTGCCTGTTTACTGTTCAAGAGAAGATAAGTGGTTGGTTTTCTCAAGGCTGATTTTACAGAAGGAAACACTGTTGTGTGGGGAATCCTTGTTTTGGGTCATATCTGTACAGTAAGTCCTGTCTGATGCACATGATGTagcctgttttttcttttttacagatGGAAGGTAAATGGGATGTAATGTAGGATGGGAAAACGTATATTCCACTGTGACCTGATGTGGGTGAACATGCAGTGCGTCTAAACTAACAGCTGTCATATCATAATGTAGCCGGGTTCATGGACGGATCCCACTCTTGTATCTTTGCTCATCATTTGTTGATAATTTAAGTGGCTTTTCTGAGTCATTGTGCTATTGTATCTTTTATTATATGACTGATGCACATCAGTTTTTTAAATGTGGGTTAATAGGTCTGCAAACAGTCAGGAAATTATGCAGTGAGGCCGACAAACTTTCCACCAGTCATTTGGGTGTTCAAATCTCCGTGTTTTATTTGACCCACAATTTTTATAACACCAGCGATTATCACATCATTTATGGTCATGGGAGAAACAGAATGTTggcaaacagctggagaggacATTGTGTGCATGACACATGGTTGTCTGTGTCGCTAAGGTGATGGTGGCGTGTTGGTGGAAGAGTACTATACTCTGAAGCTGAGAATATTCCCTTTGAACTTTGTGGTACTTGCTTAGCTGCCGCTAATAGTGACTCATCATATATTATTCTCAAGTAGCTGTTTGATCCTACAGGTTCAGACTGTTGATATCATCATTTGATGTGTCTCTGTTGTCGTtgcagctcctggagctgtttgacagtgaagACCCAAGGGAGAGGGACTTCCTGAAGACCATCCTGCATCGGATTTATGGAAAGTTCCTGGGCTTGCGAGCTTTCATAAGAAAGCAGATCAACAATATTTTTTTACGGTAGGTTCTTTTGTATCCGCACCCTACACCTGTTTGGTTTTATCATTTATGAATCAGTTTTTTCCTGGTGAgtgtgttgtttaatgaaggTTACAAAAATAATACAACCCCAAAATTACCAGATGATTATGGCCTCGATCAAAACAAATACCAAGACGCTCTGCACATATAGCTGTATGACATAATATTGATCTATGACAGCAGCTTTAGCTTTACTGTTCCTGTTGCTATGCAACGATGTGCTTCAGATTATTGTAACAGGGGGACACTTGATGTCATTTCCAACCGGTAAGGTGGTAAAATGGGTGCAGCCACTTTGACCATCTGCCACTGAGGCTATAAATAGTGGCACAGTTGTCAGGCTTTGTTTGTACATACCACGGCTGCACGGAGCGGTGAGAATGATGGAAGATGATCATTATTTTGGATCATTATATTGCATTAGTCCAGTATCCAGCTAAATATGCTTAATTTTTACAAATATGCATTGACGCCTCGTTAATTAAAGAATTTGCAGTCTTTTCTTTTGGGATCAAgctaatattttattattaaaaataggTCCCAAATCAGGGAGCCAATGTTTAAAAGCTTCACTGTGAGAAGCCAGAATCAATTGTTCTCATCAATGTGACGTGTTTCGTAATTTTAGTTGTCaatgtgtgtttggtgctgttGCAGGTTTATCTATGAAACGGATCACTTCAATGGCGTCGCAGAGCTGCTAGAGATCCTTGGAAGGTGAGTTAGCGTGTCACTTTTTTTAGTCACTGTCGCTTTTCAcggacattaaaaaaaactgatttatcaacaaaaacaaatccaatCAACAGATAAATCAATCACTTAGTTTCTGTTTTTTATGGACACAGTTTTACACAATAGTCACTACTGATGTCCTCCAAGAAACATAGCCTTTTTATACAATGCTTTTGACTATTGTGACGTTAAATCCTCCATTTTTTTAGTGCAGTGTAAAGTGTACGTGTCCAGCAATATGATGACTGTTTAAACTAAAGACCCCTCAGTGGTTTTCACTGCGCTGAATTCTTTCCGTACTTCTTTTCCTTGTCAGGAAATCATTATTCAGAGCTATGCCCGCTTTGATCTTTCAGTATTTGATGTGTGCTGCTGgcactgtttctgctgtttgtctgtttacagCATCATAAATGGGTTTGCGTTGCCTCTAAAGGCAGAGCACAAGCAGTTTCTGATGAAGGTGCTGATCCCATTACACACAGCTAAAGGCCTGTCTCTCTTCCATCCACAGGTAGCACTaatgttctttattttatttataactcACAATCACTTTGTCTGTGCAtagaataataattaatatcCATGACAAACCACAAGATAATTGGAAACAATTTTTTTACAAATGTGAATTTAGTTCCTGTCGTCATTGGACTATAGCGTCTTCTAGTGGCTTTAAATGAAAATGCATCAAGTCACTGACGACTGTTACATTCTGTCGTATCATTACAGTAAATTCATACAATGAATAAATCAACAGTGGCTAAACCTTCCTCTGATAGGTTTTGATCAGGACCGTGTTTAGGAACAGAgtgtacatttacatttttggtTCTGTGCTTCTCAGCTGGCCTACTGTGTGGTCCAGTTCCTGGAGAAGGATCCTTCGCTCACAGAGCCGGTactgtctttttctgttttaatcatTCGACCCACGCAAAGCACAAGGCTCTAAACGCTAAATCTGTCCACAGTGCAGTTCTAGCAACCACCCACTTAAACAAAGTGtagaatttttattttcaaGATGAGGGAGCAATTCTTCAGTTCTGTCTTAACTGTGCAGGTGATTCGTGGGCTGCTGAAGTTTTGGCCTAAAACCTGCAGTCAGAAAGAGGTACCGAGCATGTCTAGGCATTATAGAAGATTTCAGCCAGAGGCTACAGTTCTGCTTCATCAAGACCTTCTCATATTCAATTAGGTGATGTTTCTGGGTGAAATCGAAGAGATCCTGGATGTCATCGAGCCAACACAATTTAAGAAAATCCAGGAGCCGTTGTTCAGACAGATCTCTAAATCTGTGGCCAATCCACATTTTCAGGTATGCCTGAAATACACATCTTATATAACTATAGACAAGATGGCTGCTATTAATATGAACCATCTACTGTAGATCAATTCAGCTGTGGACTATTCTTAGCAGTGTGTTTCCTTTGACTACATTCTCTATAAAACTATGTGGGTCCCTACAGGTGGCAGAGCGAGCGCTGTATTTCTGGAATAACGAGTACATTCTCAGCCTCATCGAGGAGAACATCGACAAGATCCTCCCCATCATGTTCACCAGCCTGTACAAAATCTCCAAAGAGCACTGGAATCCGTATGTACTGTGACCAACGAGAATTGTTTGACTGAGCAGTGTGACTAATCAAATAACAATAGCACAGGAAGCAAGTGTGACAGCAGTGAGTGTGTAAAAATTAAATCTGACAGGAAGAGAATCTCAGCTGATTGATTGTTGGACACAAAATGTTGGACGATATAAATAGGAGAAGGCACCAGAACAACATGCACACGTTGTTCCTTAGTTTAAAAAACAGTTACAGGACATTTTAACTGCTTAAGGAGGTTTTCTGATGCCAGTGACTCTGTTTCAGGACAATCGTGGCTCTGGTCTACAATGTCCTGAAGGtgctgatggagatgaactGCACTCTGTTTGATGAGCTAACGTCCTCATATAAAGCAGACAGGCAACGGTGAGTAAAAGAATTAAGCTCCAGAAACTGCATTTACACACTGTTTGTCTTGTGGGTAACCTTCAGCATCTGTTGCCATGTCTGGTTTAATCTTAAGATATTGATGCTGTATGATTTATAGAGACTACATGTTGACTTTCCCACGGTACCAGCTAATGTCTCTGCACATTGTCTGCTCAGGGAGAagatgaaggagcaggagcgggATGAGCTGTGGAAGAAGTTGGATGAGTTGAGGATCAGCAACCGCACCCTGGCTCAGAACAACAGCCACGGGCTTCAGAGTgtccagaacaacaacaacaataacaacaacaacagtaacaatagcaaagacaagcaggacaaggctgatgatggtggtgatgcttctgctgctgtcactgtcaccACAGATGACAAAAGTCCAGTCATCACTGAGGCTAAAGGGAGCGCCCCCTGTGCCAAATGATACCGGATTCCATTTTCTATTCCATAATGTGTTCTGGTTGGTCAAGGAGAATTACCCAAGACACAGAGATACAAGTTACACCTCAACAATAATGTATTTAGAGTGACTTAGAGTGCCAGCGTTTCTTCGGCAGCAGAATATGTGTGTATATTTCAACTTAAGACTATTTTTTTGATTTTACAGTCCAGCTGCAGTAAGTTGTCTGATCAAAGATTTGTCCTTTCACATTTAGTTTCTTAACTGAAaatgatttttcttttgttatatTCAGTGTATGATACATGAGGGGAGAACATAATAATGACTTGAATTTAATACTTCTAGTTGTGCTGCACTTAGACGAGCCGAATCGCTATTTAAAGATGTCTATTTTTTAATGTGCTTTTCTTGTTGCTGCCAACACGTGGGTGCAAAACCTAAGAGAGGAAGAGAACTGCAGATTCTGGGAACGCTGGGGAGAAATGGGACCAGATCTAAAGCAAAAGAAGTCAATTAATGTACAGAAAAGGGCTGTTTAGTGTCACCCATTAGAATAACAGAACAGAATATGTTTATAGACGAATAGATGAATAACACCAGGCTCTGGTTCTGACTTTATATGGGACTTCACACTTGTTAATTCTGGGAAAATATTAGTTTTGGGTGTTATGGTAAATATTTTTCTATATCTGGGTGAAACCATGAAGCTTATAGTTGTAACATGTTACCTgagtttatataaatatttacactaAAGTATTGAGAGATGCCTCAGAACGAGATGTTGGAATTAAAGGAGTGAGAAGAttgactgtactgtaaatataaatgtacagTTCGTTATGAGAGTTTATCACTTCTCATCTCTAATATCTCCCTAAATGTCTAATGACTCAttttaaagagctgttttgAAATGAGACCTACAGTACTATATTTTTCTAGAGTATTGATGAAGCAGATATTTTTTTTGAATATGTCGTTTTGCAGGTGGATTTTAATGTGCTTGGTTACCTACAGTGTGTTAGTTGGGAGGCTACTTAAAGGGATATCCCACTCAATTAAAGATTATTTCCTAAACCACAAGCATTATAGGGGAGTGCAGTCAGCACTTGTATAAGAGCTGTAAAAAAATCCACCTTACAGCACCAACTATTTAGAATATAGCAGGGTGATCTCCGTGAAATTAGTTTTTCTATCCAAAGAAAGCTCATGATGATGGCAGACACACTTAGGCACACTTGAGTCTCACATgactgttttttaaaataatcgTAACCATCAATGCCTTTTCTCTGTCGCCGTTGTCCAGACTTTACAAGCCCACGTTTGCTTCTTCTCCTGCGTCTGTGTTGATTAATGTACTTTGACTGCCATA harbors:
- the ppp2r5a gene encoding serine/threonine-protein phosphatase 2A 56 kDa regulatory subunit alpha isoform; protein product: MSAISASEKVDGFTRKSMRKAQKQRRSQGSSQYRTQSVPVELSTLPQLKDATSTEQQDLFTQKLQQCCVIFDFIDSVTDLKSKEIKRATLAELVEYVSTNRGVLVESAYPDIVIMISTNIFRTLPPIENPNFDPEEDEPNLEVSWPHIQLVYEFLLRFLENPDFQPSIAKRHIDQKFVLQLLELFDSEDPRERDFLKTILHRIYGKFLGLRAFIRKQINNIFLRFIYETDHFNGVAELLEILGSIINGFALPLKAEHKQFLMKVLIPLHTAKGLSLFHPQLAYCVVQFLEKDPSLTEPVIRGLLKFWPKTCSQKEVMFLGEIEEILDVIEPTQFKKIQEPLFRQISKSVANPHFQVAERALYFWNNEYILSLIEENIDKILPIMFTSLYKISKEHWNPTIVALVYNVLKVLMEMNCTLFDELTSSYKADRQREKMKEQERDELWKKLDELRISNRTLAQNNSHGLQSVQNNNNNNNNNSNNSKDKQDKADDGGDASAAVTVTTDDKSPVITEAKGSAPCAK